The DNA window CAACCATCACATTGATCTTTTCCAGCAGCTCTCTGACCTGAGTGGGTTCcttgtttctgttgttaaaaACATGATATCCTCCATGACACTGACGGATGAAGTCAGAGAGAGCTTTACTTTCTTTAATGAAGTCCTCTATGTTGACTTCATCTGCCTCCAGATTGTCTCCATAAGTGAACAACACCATAGTGTAATGGTTTGCTTCCTTGCCAAATATCTTCTGAatcattttcactgtgttttgttcttccTCTGTAAATCGGAATGACTGCAGCACAACCAGGAACACATGAGGACCAGGAGCAGCAAATAAGATGCACCTAGCAATCTCTGTCACCACCTCATTGTTACTTTTTACGGTGTCAAACAGACCTGGAGTATCGACTACAGCCAGTTCTTGACCTTCAAACTGACAGGTTTCCTTCTGACACCCTGTTGTTACTGAGGAAGGAGATGATGTAGACTTGAAAGCTTTTGTTCCTAAGATGGTGTTTCCTGCTGAACTTTTCCCAACTCCAGTTTTCCCAACTAGCACAATCCTAAGACCTTTGTCCACtggtttctcttcttcctccacTCCTTGTTCACCTGTGTGGAAATTTCATTgatatatcagaatcagaatcagaatactttattgatccctgggggaaattatttttgttacagtgctccattttaaaccaacattaagacaagacagacaatacactaactaagaatagtacaatatatacatatatatacatacatacatacataagtcactcataaataaatagttggaaaagaaacatgtgtagttgagtaacatgtgtagttgtataTTGTGTATTATAAAGGTATTAGTGACTTTTTAAATGTACCTCTACTTATCATCAGCATGTTTCTTCCACACTTCTGAAGAATTGTCAGTATAATCAGAAAAATCCTGACCTCATTATGTGTAGTTGTTAAAGCTGCGAACATGAAACGTGTTCAGTTTCATGCATCCAGCCTGCTGTAAGCTGCTCCACCCAAATCATAAACTGTGTCACTGGATGTAAACAAGTCTGAGCAAGCCTGGTAACAAATGCTTTACATACCATctccaagaaagaaaaaatctttggtttgttttatgACTATCTAAAATGTTAATTTCCACGGAGAAGCTGGAGAACAACAGGAGAATTCTGTCAACTAGCAACTCACGGTTTACATTGTACTTTTGATCAGACAAAATcatctgaaaacacaaacatgcatttttttttttatctctgtgGACCGAGCACAAATTTATTCATCAGAAAGTAGGCTTTGTGAGGTTGTCTTTGTTTGCGTACTCTACTGAGCAATTCAGACAGTTATTGTACACATGTACAAGTTTAACCCAATACATGTCTGCCAAGCTGCGTTGCTCTTTATCTAAAGTGTAAAGTACACCTGGAAAAGAGTGTGATATATAGAGAGGCACTTACCAATCTGGACAACCTGTCTGTCCTTGTCGTCTTCCATAGTTTTGTTTCAGGCCGTCGTCGTGTGAAGTGTGACCTGCTGAATAGTTTCGTTTTCTTCTTAGCTTTCTTATATTCTGCTTCTAGTCCCCTCCCCTTAAACATGCCATTCAGACACACTTATGTAGCTGCCTCATGCCTGTGCCGAAGACATCTCATCCCAaagattatgtgtgtgtgtgtgtgtgtgtcaaccTTACATGCGCTCTCAATTCACCCGTttcacttctgaccttttaccagacagagagacaaaagccACTCTCATATATGTCATAACCGAACTGAAACTATGTATATGTAATCtactgaataaatgttttaattaagaACCTCCactaaaagcttaataaaagaatataaaagtataacagaCAATTTGAATACCCTAGTTATTCACATAGCCTCATCTAACCAGCTCCTCAGAATAACCTGGACTTAGATTCTGCGTTCGGTTTCAgttctgcaaactctctgcaagcctgcagtttcctgtcactCTGACTCTGTACAGAGTGTACTCAAAATCAACAGAATCAGCACATACACACTTAAGATTATAACAAGCATTCAAAAGAATTTAAGATTATAGATTCaactcaacagtttaaagtggttataactgcacctgtaataaaggctaattgggtaccaaaatgtttaaacatctgaatgcacTATCAATGCTGTAGATTATATTATCAATGCCATGGTAGTGATGATTATTACTAACAATAGCAGCAAAATATCTCTCCACTCTCAATACACATTATTAAAACTGTGGTCAAACAGTACTTGTCTTGATGGAAGAAAGCAATTGATTCTTGCTGCCTGCTGATTCCTCTTCTGAACAGTGCAAGGAGTGAAAGGCAGTGCAAAGCGACGGAAAAATCATACTCTCTAGCTAAATACCATGAGTAAACAGACCAAGAGAACTAATGTGAGTCATTAAGCCAGGTTGCGTGTCAAGAGGagcaggaagagaaaaagaggaacatGTCTAGACATGTCACTAGGGATCTGAAAGAGTGCTGGGCAGAAAAGACAAGACATTACTTCTCCTTGTCCTAAGTGGATGGCTGGAAACTAACCGAGCCATCTGCACTACAACTTCCCAGTAAGGCCAAACAGATTGTTAACCGTCCTTCTCAGTAGATCATTCACTCTCAAGTAAGAGGCAGAGGCAGCAATTCTTAGACTAAAGTGTACATTTGAGTTGACCAATGGTCATGTTATGCCTGTGGTTCCTATGCACAATGGACTAAGTACTGAAAATGCTGCCCATGAACTCTCTTTGGGGACTAAGGATGAATATATGAAATTGGCTCATGGTAAGTTGAACTTAGAATTAGACTGAATTCTGTACATCTGTGAATAATAAGTTCATGATTTTGAACTGTCTAGCTCCTCTAACCTGGCCCGGTTAGTACAAGACAAGCTTTTGATTGTGCGTAATGATGTGTCCGCTACCTCACAGTCTaaagtagtgatgggcagatgaagcttcatgaagcactgaagctttccatccaattggttcatccCAGcacaaagcttcttgaagcttcatttgctctagcaggacacctactggatgtaaaaatattagttggcatgaatttgaagagtgtggccttttgcacacagcctgtaaatgtcaacaacaaaaggagtgtgtaaaacatctatattgtagtgatgcagtatactgtgtatatttatactggcagtatggaaaatgatcatttggaaatgcttaaaatggaaacgatcatttactgtgaggtgaggtgtggttggggtgtggacagtggttgtgcttttgtaacgttgaggtatggacagctacacactgaggcgtCAGTCCtgcccatattttattcagtaaaaactaaattttcactgcttttatgacctttttagtggggagaacatagctaggatttaatgatttaacaaatcttttgaatcctttgtcctccacaatgctaaatggctgggagtcctcaatcaccatggtaaccaggtcttcatctattggagattgttctcctgaggaaagacaataaagacaaagcacaaatataaatatcacacacataACTTATTACagctgtataatattgttatatcatttagtaacattactgcatgctgtATTATCctggcatttgatggctcacctggtcttgctcctgtcgcgaaatcagttttaccccggttctttttattcctcgagcatccagagatggcaccggactcagtagtcatttttacaaaatctttattcatcttcattctTCTTCGTTCATCTTTACTcttcttcatttaagcatgcacttctagaagggaagatgaggccggtgtccctctgcaaaaatcttcacccctttgttagatacagccagctttatagaagtgaccccatcataaaaccccctctacggtgtgctgcaaactctgtctgtgtctatgtgcacgagcacgtgaatgcctacatgtgcacgttcccacgtgtctatgtgagtgctcgtgtgtgactgtgtgtgtggatgtgtgtgcgtgacagttaaaacactgtgggtgaAGATATCTTCCTAGAGGTCATAAAACCCCCCTTGCAtcctctggggaatttccacttAATGGGGGAGAAGCCTTCTAAAATCTACTCCTAAATTCACAACACAATAAGGCCTTTATTACTTTACAAACAGTGTCTCTACAATAATTCTACATTCTATGATAACATATTTCTAAACTCTACATCAGCTAAACATTCCTAcactccacaatcggtgttccccttattctcatgcaaagctctgtagtgcctaagcatggatgaggtgttgttgttatatcccagctccctggcacatagcgaacacttcaccttgtacaaaagtaaagccgcttaacataaattgtattgcaccatcagtattatgaaaatacatcttctgtagaaatttacataccttgttgggaggaataaaataaaaatgttcccacactgTCCTGGGAACGCCTtagtgttcccccggataagctggaggaggtggctggggagagggaggtctgggcctctttgcttaggctgctgcccccgcgacccggcctcggataaagcggatgaagatggatggatggatggatggatggatggatggaattattaagtcatgtactaacagagacttggaggagagagacctaatatttaataatccacatttcactgttttactctttggttcagatgtggatactgtattgttctttctttgtgattgtttatgtttaagttgtttgttgctggtttttagtttgttttttgtctttttggaagctgacacagtctctatggagatgggttttttggggggtagcaggaggagagaagctgcagagaggcatgtaagactgcaactctgcttcctggtcccaactctggatagtcatattttgaggggtttaataaatttgtccatatttctagaaatgagagctgctccatcaaagtgggatggatgccgtctctcctaacaagaccaggtttcctccagaaggtttgccaattatctgtgaagcccacatcgtttctgggacaccactcagacagccagcaatttaaggagaacatgcggctaaacatgtcactcctggtctgattggggaggggaccagagaaaactacagagtcccacattgttttagcaaagttgcacaccgattcaatattgattttagtgacctccgattggcgtaaccgggtgtcattactgccgacgtgaattatgattttactgaatttacgtttacccttagccagcagttttaaatttccttcaatgtcgcctgctctggcccctggaagacaattgactatggttgccggtgtctctagcttcacatgtctgagaacagaatcaccaattaccagagtttgaccccggcgggtgtgtcgccgagtggggaaaacggttagacacatgaacgggttggtggtgtacctggggcttctgtttaggactatgcttcctcctcaccatcacccagccgccctctttccccagctgcttggggtctgcaggggaacagctagcggggcctacgctatcttcggctgcaccagctacaggggcctggctagctacgggtgaatgaagggtgcgaagccgagtctccaattcagtaatcctgacctccagagctgcaaatatgctacatttgttacagatatcattactgctaaaggaggccgaggagtaactaaacatctgacacaatgagcaagaaagtgcaggagggacaggtgaagaggCCATGGTGCTAGCGAGTCGGCtacaagctaagctaagctaagctaacgagacagtacagagacagtgagtgaatactttggctataaattaggtagtgagtacacagaaagtgtgctttggatgaagcacgtgaagattttactatgaaagaagaatgtatttaaaagttgttaattaaattgctaagcaaataagtgactcagaaacaccactttgtttgagcaggaacaggaagtgatactctaccgcagAGCGAGCGAACATAAATATGATGCTATAAACtggtgctgcacaataatagcCCTTTAGTATAATTCGGTAATTTGAGAGCGACTGTGGAAGCAATGAGCTAGTTGAGATGTTTTGGGTGTCTGACAAGGATGCTTTCCGGGCACTTCCCACCTGGAGGAGACCCCCTCCTGTTAGAACAATTAGCACATATAGGTGGCTCTTTAgactagtgatgtgacgttctgtatcgaggcttcgaagcttgtgtcgagtaatggagggggcgtttccgcgatgcgcgtatcgaggcttgcatttatgggaggagctgaaaatgatgacgtctgaagcctcgctgcccggctgtaccacgtgactggttcatgaagtggttcgaactttgctgcgagatatgacagcgataaaACCCCCCAGACTTCGTACAAAATgtaggtgtttgatggagagctgcggttagtgagagtttggagacagtttggaggtttgtgagagtgaggagagaaagtcaggagagtatggagccagctaagaagaggaggatgtcctcccctgtgtccatccatccatccatcttcatccgctttatccgaggccgggtcgcgggggcagcagcctaagcaaagaggcccagacctccctctccccagccacctcctccagcttatccgggggaacaccaaggcgttcccaggacagtgtgggaacatttttattttattcctcccaacaaggtatgtaaatttctacagaagatgtattttcataatactgatggtgcaataaaacttatgttaagctgtctgtacttttgtacaaggtgaagtgtttgctatgtgccagggagctgggatataacaacaacacctcatccatgcttaggcactacagagctttgcatgagaataaggggaacaccaATTGTgcagcaagaccaggtgagccatcaaatgccagGATAATacagcatgcagtaatgttactaaatgatgtaacaatattatacagctGTAATAAGTtatgtgtgtgatatttatatttgtgctttatctttattgtctttcctcaggagaacaatctccaatagatgaagacctggttaccatggtgattgaggactcccagccatttagcattgtggaggacaaaggattcaaaagatttgttaaatcattaaatcctagctatgttctccccactaaaaaggtcataaaagcagtgaaaatttagtttttactgaataaaatatgggcaGGACTGacgcctcagtgtgtagctgtccatacctcaacgttacaaaagcacaaccactgtccacaccccaaccacacctcacctcacagtaaatgatcgtttccattttaagcatttccaaatgatcattttccatactgccagtataaatatacacagtatactgcatcactacaatatagatgttttacacactccttttgttgttgacatttacaggctgtgtgcaaaaggccacactcttcaaattcatgccaactaatatttttacatccagtaggtgtcctgctagagcaaatgaagcttcaagaagctttgtgCTGggatgaaccaattggatggaaagcttcagtgcttcatgaagcttcatctgcccatcactactttAGACTGTGAGGTAGCGGACACATCATTACGCACAATCAAAAGCTTGTCTTGTACTAACCGGGCCAGGTTAGAGGAGCTAGACAGTTCAAAATCATGAACTTATTATTCACAGATGTACAGAATTCAGTCTAATTCTAAGTTCAACTTA is part of the Maylandia zebra isolate NMK-2024a linkage group LG3, Mzebra_GT3a, whole genome shotgun sequence genome and encodes:
- the LOC143416674 gene encoding GTPase IMAP family member 7-like, with amino-acid sequence KPVDKGLRIVLVGKTGVGKSSAGNTILGTKAFKSTSSPSSVTTGCQKETCQFEGQELAVVDTPGLFDTVKSNNEVVTEIARCILFAAPGPHVFLVVLQSFRFTEEEQNTVKMIQKIFGKEANHYTMVLFTYGDNLEADEVNIEDFIKESKALSDFIRQCHGGYHVFNNRNKEPTQVRELLEKINVMVEDNGGSYYTNEIFKEAYQAIVDEIKQIVRENVSITLAEARKVAEEDSRFIQRFIRTSRSISGVGAAVVTGALIGSAVGPVGTAVGAAVGALVGSVAVVVKMGACKTQ